AGCCGTTTTTCTTGCATAGTCGTGATATATTTGAAACCCGAGAGAAAAAGGTGAGTGCgccgatggaattctactgACATAGAAGTATCGCTAAGACTGGCTTCTGTTTAGTCCAAAACCTATCACTGGAGCGCATTCATTGGAGCGCAGACTCTGACGGAGATTCCATACCTTATTATTTGCGCCACACTCTACTTTGCATGCTGGTACTTCACAGCAGGACTTCCGGTGGAGGCCAGTGTTTCCGGGCATGTCTATCTTCAGATGATTTGTGAGTGACATCACGCCTTTGCGGATTGATTCGGGGGTCTAACAAAAAGACAGTCTATGAACTCCTATATACTTCCATCGGCCAGGCCATTGCGGCATATGCGCCGAACGAGTATTTTGCGGCTGTGATGAACCCCGTCTTGATTGGTGCCGGCCTGATCAGTTTCTGTGGCGTGGTGGTTCCTTACTCCCTCATGCAGCCTTTTTGGCGATACTGGATTTATTACCTGGACCCCTTCAACTACTTGGTTGGTGGGCTGCTTGGTGAAGTGATCTGGGATGTCAAGGTCAAGTGTACACCCTCGGAATTTGTGCAGTTCACCGCGCCGTCTGGTCAGACCTGCGGCCAATACATGGCCGATTTCCTCGCCACGCAGGCTGGATACTTAGCTGATGGGAACTCTACTGGGACCTGTTCATTCTGTCCGTATTCCGAAGGTTCCGATTACGCGAAAACCTTCAATCTCCGAGAGAAATACTATTCGTGGAGAGATGTGGGTATATCCTGGTTGATCTGGCCTAGTTGCATtgctaatttttttttcttttagaCGGGTATCACTGCCTTGTTCTGCATCTCCTCATACGCCTTGGTTTTCTTCATGATGAAGCTCAGGAgcaagaagacgaagagtGCTCGTTCTGAATGAGCGATCGCAATCAAGCCGATGATCGGGCCTTGGTGAAGTCACCATTGGCATCATTCATAGATATAGAGTGCTCTCAACTTCTGCGGGGCACCATCACAAGAATGCGGCCCATTTCTTTGCTTTGGATTATTTTCCTTGGCATTTACTACGCTTGTTCTCGCAGCGACAGACACTGTTTTCGGCATCTAACTAGATCGACCATGGGTTCATATTAGAAACCCCCTCCGGTTATTGATAATATTATGAGTTGTTTACTTCGATCCAGGTGCTACTCCCGCTATCCCTAGTCCCAATAGAGTTTGTGTTGTTCCGTTTTTGGATTTGGGCCGAGCCGTTGAGCAGCCCTTGACAGGGAGATCGACGCCCACGTGCACGCAGGAGAAAGTCTATATCATCCGAACCTTTTTAAAAGGTCCCAATAACCCACTGATTCTCTGTATCAACGCCCCTAAAGCCCTTGAAAATGCGATTCGACATTCTTGCAATCTTCCCTCTGGCTGCCAGTGCGGTCAACATCATCTCATCGAATGATGATGGCTGGGCGGAAGCGAATATCCGCGCTCTCTTCGAGTCCCTGGAAGCGGCAGATCATTCAGTTGTGGTATCTGCGCCCGCTGAGAATCAGAGCGGAAAGGGTATGTTATGCTTGCTCTTCTCAATTCCACTCTTAAGTTGACGCGTGTCACAGGATCAAAGGAAGGAGAGCCGACTGTCTTGACTGAGGCATGCGAGTTCAATAGCTGCCCGTCTGGTAGCCCTGCTGTGGGCTTTAATGCCTCCACGGTCAGTAACGTACCCGGTGTTTTCCCAACGGCAGACTGATTGTATGACTAGCCCCGACTGGGGTATGTCAATAGCTACCCAGTGACTTCCATTCAATACGGCATCGATACGCGCGGCCCGGAATTCTTCGACGGCCCTCCAGACCTGGCCGTCACAGGTCCCAATGTCGGCAGTAACATTGGCCTCACAGCGTTCATCTCCGGAACCGTGGGCGCCGCCACTTACGCTGCGAAGAATGGCATTCCTGCGATCGCCTTCTCAGGTGCGAGTGGCTCCCCCACTTCCTGGGATAGCGAGCGGCCCCACTACAGTGATGTTTATGCCGACTTGGCCACCAACTTGACAAACCAGGTCATTGCGGCTGGCAAGCCCTACCTACCCGAGGATATTTGGCTGAACGTCAATTTCGGACGGGTTACTGACGAATGTGCAAATGCGGCCGATTTCTCTTTCGTTCTCTCCCGCATCAATGTTCCAGTTCCACTTGTGTCCGGCGATGACGTGAGCACGTGCGGCCGTTCCAGATTGCCAAACGAATTAGAAGTGTCGCTAGCGTCTGGGTGCTATGCAAGTGTCTCAGTTGGGGCTGCAGCCTCGAAGAGGGATGCCGACGCGGAGACCCAGGGGGCTGTTTTGAAGAAGCTTAGCAATTTGCTGACTTGTCTACCGTGATTGGTGTAAAAAAGAGGACGAACGTGCGGTGCGGGAGACCAGGCCAATTAGCCCCAAATTTAAGCTCTGGGAGACCCGAAATTTCACCAAAGAAACGGCTAAATTCATCTTTGACTTCCCCTTTCTTCTGTTCTACTTCCACACCAATAAGACTCTAATTGAGTAATCACCGCGGTATCTCAGAAAACCAAAATGGTGTTCATTCTGCGAGTCTCCAAGTTGCGCAATACAACATAGATTTGGTCTGTCGTGCAGATCACCACGTGTTTTTTCAGTCAGGCCACGTTTGAGATTAAACTAGCGTGCCagagagtacggagtacaggtAAGACAATTGGATATATTAATCTCCACTTCAACTTTAATTTGGTGCAGATAACATGAAAATGTCTCAGTGAGGAGCTTGTTTATCATTCGGAGAAACACATCGAGACGAATCACCGATCGCACGTGTATAGGAATCTGCTAATCTTCAGAGTTTTACACCAAACTCTTCCATCATATGTTCTTTACCGGGACCATTTTCTGTCTTAACCCGAAGGAAGCGGGTCAAGTACGCATGCCGATCGAACAGGATGAATGATTAGAACATAGAAAGTACGGAGTGTCCAGTATAAGTATGCCGAAGTAATCCTGTTTTCTCAAAGAGCTCCATCATACCTGCTTTCCATCTCAATATGATTCCTCAAATTCTTACTGCGCTGACTGCTCTCGCTGTGCTGCCTGTCACAGCCAGCCCGGTAGAGCTGTCGTCTCGCGGAGTGATTGGATCCGACGCGGTTGTCGGACTTCCTCAAGAGGTTCCTGCCGGTGCCGTTGGCAACCGCTACTTGGCCTACCAGCCAAAGCTCAAGGTTGTCAATGGCTGCGTGCCTTTCCCGGCTGTGGACGTACACGGGAACACCAAGTGAGTGAAGACATTTGCCCCGATAGGGGCTTTGACAGACTTTCATATCTAATGCCTGTGATATAGTGCCGGCCTTAAGCCATCAGGAAGTTCCAACGGTGGATGCAGCAGTAGCACCGGCCAAGTATACGGTGAGTTTTCGTTCGAAGAACATCCACTGAACCGTCCGGGACATGGGGACTAATGACTTGTGGTTTGCAATCCATAGTGAGAAGCGGCACTTCCGGAGGCAAGAATGCCCTGATGTACTCCTGGTATTTCCCCAAGGATGAGCCTTCTCCTGGAATCGGCCACCGTCACGATTGGGAGGGTGTGATCATCTGGCTTTCGGACGCCACCAGCACTGCTGCCTCCAGCGTCGTGGCCGTTTGCCCGTCGGCACACGGTGGCTGGGACTGCACTACAGACAAGTTCACACTTGATGGATCCTCGCCTCTGATCAGGTATCAGTCGGAATGGCCTCTGGACCACTCGTGCGGCCTGACAACCGAGGTGGGCGGCACACAGCCGTTGGTTGCCTGGGAGTCAATGAATGGTAAGTGACCCAGATCCTACCCCCAAGGCCTTGAAGCTAGCAATCTAACCTGGAACGTGCAGCTGCCGAGCAAAATGCCTTGGACACAACCGACTTTGGAGCTGGAAATGTTCCTTTCAACCAGAACAACTTTGCCAACAACCTGGCCAAGGCCACGTTCTGAGCTTAAGACCAGAAATGCCTCTCACCAGAGGAATGAGGTCAACAAATTGTCGTTCTGGATGGCTTGCTTTTGCCTCCTCTGCATGTAATATTTTTTGGTAGCAAATACAAATAGACTACCGTAATGAGCTTATGGGGGATCACAGTCATTAGATTAATCTTCCTCTAATACACCACGGAAGTACCTCCCCCACCAGGTTTGTGGTGCATCGCCGTAGACCAACGTGAACATCATGCTGCCTGTCAGGCAACCCTTTTGTAATGATGAACACGACTAGACTAGCCCGAAATGCCCGTCCAAACGATTAGCTTGCGAGGTTGTAAAGAGACAATCAAGAAAAGAACAACTGCTACTGCCACTCCTGCTTGAGATTGTCATCCTAACCTGAATACTCAAGGAATTTTAGAAATGCGCCGCTGGGTCCCATGTCTTCGAACTTCCCCTACCGGACTTACCTCGGATATTTTGTATCTTTCGCAGAGAAACAAGCGGAAGGAATCGACTAGGTCTACGTAATCTACTTGCGACATTAAATGGTCCGAGCACTTTTGCCTCCCATGATAGAAATATCTATGGCTCCTACGAACATCCGAAAGCCGCTTGCGCAATGTTGATCGTTTTCATAAACCAGGGTGTCTTATACGGCCTCTTCACTGTGAGAATCCCGGGCCGCCTAGGCCATAGTGATGAAAGTAACCATCTGGAATGAAGAGATTACCTCAATTTCCGGACCATGGTGTACAGTGAAGAGGACAGT
The nucleotide sequence above comes from Penicillium digitatum chromosome 1, complete sequence. Encoded proteins:
- a CDS encoding Survival protein SurE-like phosphatase/nucleotidase, with translation MRFDILAIFPLAASAVNIISSNDDGWAEANIRALFESLEAADHSVVVSAPAENQSGKGSKEGEPTVLTEACEFNSCPSGSPAVGFNASTPRLGYVNSYPVTSIQYGIDTRGPEFFDGPPDLAVTGPNVGSNIGLTAFISGTVGAATYAAKNGIPAIAFSGASGSPTSWDSERPHYSDVYADLATNLTNQVIAAGKPYLPEDIWLNVNFGRVTDECANAADFSFVLSRINVPVPLVSGDDVSTCGRSRLPNELEVSLASGCYASVSVGAAASKRDADAETQGAVLKKLSNLLTCLP
- a CDS encoding Necrosis inducing protein — encoded protein: MIPQILTALTALAVLPVTASPVELSSRGVIGSDAVVGLPQEVPAGAVGNRYLAYQPKLKVVNGCVPFPAVDVHGNTNAGLKPSGSSNGGCSSSTGQVYVRSGTSGGKNALMYSWYFPKDEPSPGIGHRHDWEGVIIWLSDATSTAASSVVAVCPSAHGGWDCTTDKFTLDGSSPLIRYQSEWPLDHSCGLTTEVGGTQPLVAWESMNAAEQNALDTTDFGAGNVPFNQNNFANNLAKATF